A portion of the Leptospira kanakyensis genome contains these proteins:
- a CDS encoding nuclear transport factor 2 family protein, producing MHANEQLIQKFYTAFQNKDAQTMVGCYHPDIEFQDPAFGQLKGKEAGAMWLMLVEKSQNLTIRFSNIKADDTKGSADWEADYNFSKTGRTIQNKIHANFTFKDGRILVHKDQFSMWKWLGMAMGPVGYFLGWWPALGNKVKKEAVTGLQLYMKRKRM from the coding sequence ATGCATGCAAATGAACAGTTAATTCAAAAGTTTTACACAGCCTTCCAAAACAAGGATGCACAAACCATGGTGGGTTGTTACCACCCAGATATCGAATTCCAAGATCCTGCCTTTGGTCAATTGAAAGGAAAAGAAGCGGGAGCTATGTGGCTTATGTTAGTCGAAAAAAGCCAAAACTTAACCATTCGTTTTTCCAATATCAAAGCCGATGACACCAAAGGTTCTGCTGATTGGGAAGCAGACTATAATTTTAGTAAAACAGGCAGAACGATCCAAAACAAAATCCATGCAAACTTTACTTTTAAAGATGGAAGGATCCTTGTTCATAAAGATCAGTTTTCTATGTGGAAGTGGCTCGGAATGGCCATGGGCCCCGTTGGATATTTTCTCGGTTGGTGGCCGGCTCTCGGCAACAAGGTAAAGAAAGAAGCAGTGACTGGATTACAATTGTATATGAAAAGAAAACGTATGTAG
- a CDS encoding rhodanese-like domain-containing protein, translated as MNRIVIIVLVVICVIFLVYKLKSVFGVNQTQLKEKIDAGALVVDVRTVAEFQSGHFPGAVNIPVDEVSKRLDEFGDKNKAIVVYCASGGRSGSAKSFLESIGYSDVTNAGGLSNMPNP; from the coding sequence TTGAATCGCATTGTTATTATCGTTTTAGTTGTTATTTGTGTTATCTTTCTTGTTTATAAATTAAAATCAGTATTTGGCGTAAACCAAACCCAATTGAAAGAAAAAATTGATGCTGGTGCTTTGGTTGTGGATGTAAGAACCGTTGCCGAATTCCAATCAGGTCATTTTCCTGGAGCGGTCAATATTCCGGTAGATGAGGTTTCGAAACGATTGGATGAATTTGGAGATAAAAACAAAGCGATCGTTGTCTACTGCGCATCAGGTGGTCGCAGTGGGAGTGCAAAATCTTTTTTGGAATCCATTGGATACTCTGACGTTACAAACGCAGGTGGACTCTCCAATATGCCAAACCCATAA
- a CDS encoding SRPBCC family protein, protein MKRIVLFAFGTSFLLIGLVVLFLAVGFFQDPKFHSETSEWLKAEPEDIWAYITDVRDLPNRRKEVVAIKILETRPDGTITKWEETPDMGGYMIFELRESIPNKLWKIELTDASFKMRGSWTYTLERKIPGTVITITEDSEITSIPVRGAYFLAGRDATLQKEMELIRNRFSGR, encoded by the coding sequence ATGAAACGAATTGTTCTCTTTGCTTTTGGAACCAGTTTTTTACTCATCGGCCTCGTTGTTCTTTTTTTAGCTGTTGGTTTTTTCCAAGATCCTAAATTCCATTCAGAAACCAGTGAATGGTTGAAAGCAGAACCTGAGGACATCTGGGCTTATATCACGGATGTGCGTGACCTTCCCAATCGCCGCAAGGAAGTGGTTGCTATCAAAATTTTAGAAACTAGGCCAGACGGTACGATTACAAAATGGGAAGAAACACCAGATATGGGTGGGTATATGATTTTTGAACTTCGAGAGTCCATTCCAAACAAACTTTGGAAAATTGAACTGACGGATGCGAGTTTTAAAATGCGTGGGTCTTGGACTTATACTTTGGAAAGAAAGATTCCAGGAACTGTGATCACCATCACGGAAGACTCGGAAATCACAAGTATTCCTGTGCGAGGTGCCTATTTTCTTGCCGGTCGGGATGCCACTCTTCAAAAAGAGATGGAACTCATCCGCAACCGGTTTAGCGGACGTTAG